A genome region from Pseudomonas sp. N3-W includes the following:
- a CDS encoding glycosyltransferase, with the protein MSLPHATKVLVIGYVWPEPRSSAASGHVMQILERFLQQGWDITFSSPAGVGEHKADLAALGIHECPIELNNSSFDTFISQLAPDIVLFDQFMMEEQFGWRVEKHCPDALRVLETSDLQSLRHARHQRLKDRLKTSADDNDFSDLFAPALREEFELMAGTDLAKREIAALYRCDLNLMISPVEIELLVQQFKLPRELLHWCPLMPDIPATGHTPFENRAHFLSIGNFRHAPNWDAVLWMKNALWPLIRQQLPGAQLHLYGAYTPPKATALHNPAQGFHVMNWAEDALQVMSAARICLAPLRFGAGIKGKIVDAMLCGTPTVTTPIGAEGMHAGEPWPGVIGESAEALAAAAVALYQDQTLWTQAQQQGDQLLAARYRRSEHGPALIECLQACRRNLTQRRRDNFTGAMLRHHAHKSTQYMAQWIEAKNRHGESSTSDTRG; encoded by the coding sequence ATGAGTCTGCCCCACGCAACCAAAGTCCTGGTCATTGGTTACGTCTGGCCCGAACCCCGCTCCTCAGCGGCCAGCGGGCATGTGATGCAAATTCTTGAAAGGTTCTTGCAGCAAGGCTGGGACATCACCTTCAGCAGCCCGGCGGGCGTCGGCGAGCACAAGGCCGACCTGGCCGCGCTGGGCATCCACGAATGCCCGATCGAACTGAACAACAGCAGCTTCGACACCTTCATCAGCCAACTGGCCCCGGATATCGTGCTGTTCGATCAGTTCATGATGGAAGAGCAATTCGGCTGGCGTGTGGAGAAGCACTGTCCCGACGCATTGCGTGTGCTGGAAACGTCCGACCTGCAAAGCCTGCGGCACGCCCGCCATCAACGTCTCAAGGATCGCCTGAAAACCAGTGCCGATGACAACGACTTCAGTGATCTGTTTGCCCCGGCTTTACGCGAGGAGTTCGAGTTGATGGCCGGCACCGATCTGGCCAAGCGCGAAATTGCCGCGCTGTATCGCTGCGATCTGAACCTGATGATTTCACCCGTTGAGATCGAATTGCTGGTGCAGCAGTTCAAATTACCCCGAGAGCTGCTGCATTGGTGCCCGTTGATGCCGGATATCCCGGCGACAGGTCACACACCGTTCGAAAATCGTGCGCACTTTCTCAGCATCGGCAACTTTCGCCACGCGCCAAACTGGGACGCCGTGCTCTGGATGAAAAACGCGTTGTGGCCGTTGATCCGCCAGCAACTGCCGGGTGCTCAGTTGCATCTATATGGCGCATACACCCCGCCTAAAGCCACCGCGTTGCACAATCCGGCCCAAGGCTTCCACGTCATGAACTGGGCTGAAGATGCCTTGCAAGTCATGTCCGCCGCCCGCATCTGCCTGGCGCCCCTGCGGTTTGGCGCTGGCATCAAAGGCAAGATCGTTGATGCCATGCTCTGCGGTACCCCCACGGTTACGACACCTATCGGCGCCGAAGGCATGCATGCCGGCGAGCCATGGCCTGGCGTGATCGGTGAGTCCGCCGAAGCGCTGGCGGCCGCGGCCGTCGCGTTGTATCAGGACCAGACACTCTGGACCCAGGCGCAACAGCAGGGCGACCAGTTGCTCGCTGCCCGATATCGCCGCTCGGAACATGGCCCTGCGTTGATCGAATGCCTGCAAGCCTGCCGCCGCAACCTGACGCAACGCCGTCGCGACAACTTCACCGGCGCCATGCTGCGCCATCATGCGCATAAAAGTACGCAGTACATGGCCCAATGGATTGAAGCGAAAAATCGCCATGGCGAGTCATCCACTTCGGATACTCGGGGGTGA
- a CDS encoding phospholipase — protein MSSPPTSNVDKRCWMSKVTDIDSLKLNSLIWPGTHNSGMDKKAPNYEVILGNWTTCQNDSFAWQLEQGARAFDLRLGFHPGSPRGTYYFHHNGFQSHRVLDELIDAVNSFLDRNPDEFILLDFHQLRDGEQHFDFAQFNELLVRRLGERVISPWDDDKTIGELKAASNKKRILMAASGSVELDMAYFQSQIFHRWSGNRVTDIEDLRRHIIQTLDTPRIATPLWSLTATSYSFLGGPVDIKQHINEWFHYSRDWITRCSIISTDFFDESAIVSYCWVANSMKAVYGDAAR, from the coding sequence ATGTCATCACCCCCGACTTCCAATGTCGACAAACGCTGCTGGATGAGCAAAGTCACCGACATCGATTCATTAAAACTCAACAGCCTTATCTGGCCCGGCACGCATAACAGCGGGATGGATAAAAAAGCCCCGAATTACGAAGTCATCCTCGGTAACTGGACCACTTGCCAGAACGATTCATTTGCCTGGCAACTGGAGCAAGGCGCCCGCGCCTTCGATCTGCGCCTGGGTTTCCACCCGGGCTCTCCCAGGGGCACGTATTACTTCCATCACAACGGCTTCCAGTCCCATCGGGTGCTGGACGAGCTGATTGACGCAGTGAACAGCTTTCTTGATCGTAATCCGGACGAGTTCATCCTTCTCGACTTTCATCAGTTGCGCGATGGCGAACAGCATTTCGATTTCGCTCAATTCAACGAACTGCTGGTACGGCGCCTGGGGGAACGGGTCATATCGCCGTGGGACGATGACAAAACCATCGGCGAACTCAAAGCCGCCAGCAACAAGAAGCGAATCCTCATGGCCGCCAGCGGCTCGGTGGAGTTGGACATGGCGTATTTCCAGAGCCAAATATTCCACCGCTGGAGTGGCAACCGCGTGACCGATATCGAAGATTTGCGCCGGCATATCATCCAGACCCTGGACACTCCACGCATCGCTACGCCCTTATGGTCATTGACCGCCACCAGCTATTCGTTTCTCGGCGGGCCCGTCGATATCAAACAACACATCAACGAATGGTTTCATTACTCGCGTGACTGGATTACTCGCTGCAGCATCATCAGTACCGACTTCTTCGACGAGTCAGCGATCGTCAGCTATTGCTGGGTGGCCAACAGCATGAAAGCGGTCTACGGCGACGCGGCGCGCTGA
- a CDS encoding AraC family transcriptional regulator: MTRTARVTDPSYELMDDHNGLSIIYRQHGFPCPLVRWHFHKEYELHLIVASSGKVFIGDYIGNFYPETLFLTGPNLPHNWISQVAEDEVVPKRDMLVNFTDELFDSGHLVFAELKTLAPLLERAQYGIEFHCKRTIRQAMALMQRIADSKGITRLGHFLILMELLAASDDYQLLSGATTPQLADEHNIDRTNRAVDYIFAHYARELPLEEVAEHLGMKPTYFSRVFKQATGRCFIEFVNRLRISKSCELLADGDKPVTDVCFESGFNNISNFNRRFQQLKGMTPSHYRRLAVQRLTEQNLG; the protein is encoded by the coding sequence ATGACCCGGACTGCCAGAGTTACCGACCCCTCCTACGAACTGATGGACGACCACAACGGATTGTCCATCATCTATCGCCAGCACGGTTTCCCCTGCCCGCTGGTGCGCTGGCATTTTCACAAGGAATACGAGCTGCACCTGATCGTCGCCAGCTCCGGCAAGGTGTTCATCGGCGACTACATCGGCAACTTCTACCCTGAAACACTGTTCCTGACCGGCCCAAACCTGCCCCACAACTGGATCAGCCAGGTGGCCGAGGACGAAGTGGTGCCCAAGCGCGACATGTTGGTCAATTTCACCGACGAACTCTTCGACAGTGGTCATCTGGTGTTTGCCGAACTCAAGACCCTGGCGCCATTACTGGAGCGCGCGCAGTACGGCATCGAGTTTCATTGCAAGCGCACCATCCGCCAGGCCATGGCCTTGATGCAGCGCATTGCCGACAGCAAGGGCATTACCCGCTTGGGGCATTTCCTGATCTTGATGGAGTTGCTCGCCGCGTCCGACGACTATCAGTTGCTGTCCGGCGCCACGACCCCGCAATTGGCCGACGAGCACAACATCGACCGCACCAACCGGGCGGTGGATTACATCTTTGCCCATTACGCACGGGAACTGCCGCTGGAGGAAGTCGCTGAACATCTGGGCATGAAGCCGACCTATTTCAGCCGCGTGTTCAAACAGGCCACAGGGCGCTGCTTCATCGAATTCGTCAATCGCCTGCGGATCAGCAAATCCTGCGAGCTGCTGGCCGATGGCGACAAACCGGTGACCGATGTGTGTTTCGAGTCGGGTTTCAACAATATTTCCAACTTCAATCGGCGCTTCCAGCAGCTCAAAGGCATGACGCCCTCGCATTATCGGCGGTTGGCGGTGCAGCGTTTGACCGAGCAAAACCTCGGTTAA